A stretch of DNA from Candidatus Binatia bacterium:
TCCCTTCCCTCATCGGCGGTGGTCTCCGAAGCGCGAATGGCGGCACGGGCCCGTGGAGCCGCGGCGGCCGCTACCGGACACGAACGACCGCGCCGAGCGCGCCTACCGGCAAGCGGTCGAGGGCTCGGGCGGGTCCGGGTTGACCAACACCAGCGTGGTCGACCGGTGGTACTGGATCTATGTCGGCCATATGGTGTGCACGGACATATCCGGCGTTGGATTCACTCAGGGAGGATGACTCGACCTCCACGCCGCGCCGTTGAAATCCCAGCATCGCCAGTGTCAGCGGGGTGGCACTAGGCCACCCCGCTAGCGCCAACAAACACCGCGGCCACCGGGCGCCGACCCGCGAGGGGCGAAGCTCCCGTCGGTTACCGCATCGACGGCAACCATCGCTGCGAAAGGCTTCTACTCGAGAGCTACTGAAGCCCGCAGCGAATCGTTGCCAGCCGCGGCTTTGCGTCGATCGAGAACCGGATGTTTCCGCGCGACTCACCTGTCGCCACCGAGCCGCTACTGCAGCCGACGAGAGCGTTGCCGACACCGCGCAGGATCTCGTCCAGGAACAGCCAGCAACGGGCCAGATCCGCCGCTTTCTTCATATGCTACCCTCCGGCGCTTCCACCTCGGTGCGTTTGCCCTTCGCGCTCGGCGTTTCGCTCTCAAGACGCCAGATGGCCGCTCCGTGGCTTCAGCCGGTATACATCTTCGTGCGAAACTTCGCAGCGTTTAGCAAGCTCGTTTCCGTTTGCGATTTCCACGGATGCGCGTGCGGCACGGAGAAATCAAATGGGGACGACGCGAGACGTCCTCCTATCCCTGAGAAGCCGCGCAGGCGGGTCGCAGCGGAATACGGTTGCCCCGGACCGATCCGGGCTGGCACAACCGCTGCAAAGGTTTCCTATGGGCGATCCGCCCGGCAACGGCGGCGGGAGGCCGCCGGGCTCGGACGCCGGAAAGGACGCAGTCATGTCCCTCGTGGCACTCACGCAACGACCCGTGCACACCGTCCTCGGTTCGCACACCGTACTCGAGGCGGCCAAGCGGATGTGCGAACACGCCGTTGGGGCCCTGGTCGTCACCGATAACGACGGCACGACCCCGCTCGGGGTCGTTACCGACCGCGACCTCGTCTGGATGATCGCCGAGGGCCTCGATCCCAAGATAGCCGAGGTGGCACAGTTCGCCCGCGCCCCGCTGCACACCGTGTCGGTCAGCGACTCCGTCGCCGACGCGGTGCGCACGATGCGCGAGCACGGGGTGCGACGCTTGCCCATCGTCGACGGCGAACACCACCTCGTCGGCCTGGTGTCCCTCGACGACGTTCTCGCGCTCCTCGGCCAGGAGATGGCCGACGTGGCGGCCACGATCTCCGGGGAGCTGGCCGTCGAACGCCGCATCACGGCAACCTGAGCCGACCCGCACCCCGGCCCATCTTCAATGTCCCGCCATAACCCCAACCACCAGAAGGCCGGCGAGGAAGGCGGCAAACCGAAGCATCTCGCGAATGCGCGGGCGGCGCGCGGAAATTACGGGCAGTTGGATCGGCGGGTAGTGGTTGCGCGGCCACATCTCCGTCAGGTCAACCGGGTCGCAGGGCACCCCGGGGGCATGTCTTCGGCGTCCCCGGACCTTTCGCGATCGCGGCTCCCGGCAAACAGCCCCAGCGCTTCGCGGGCCATCGCGGCGACCCGCGCCCGCAACGCATCCGGCGGAAGGCCGGCCACTCCGACGCTCCAGCGCCGCCCTTCCGCACTGCGCAGCCACCGGAAGACGACCCAACGGCGGTCGAGTTCGTCCTGCGCCACCGGAGCGAGCGCGTCGTCCTCGGCTTCTTCCAGACCCTCGACTAGCCGATCGAGTGCCGGCGTCAATTCCCCCAGCGGTACGGCGACCTCGTCGCAGACCTTGCTACCCGCGATCCCCCAGAGACGAATCGTCCCGGGACCAGCGCCGGGTTGCACGGCAATCGCGGCATTGCGCCACACGCGGTTGATAAACAGGCGCCGCCGTATGGTCTCGATACCCTCGATGATCCGCTGACGGCGGGCGGCCTCCTCGAACCGCTCGGCGGCTGCGAGTTCGTTCCGCTCGGCAATCAGGCCCGCCAGCGCCGCCTTCGACCGGGCACTGAGCGCCAGAACAGCGCGAAGGAAATCGCGCCCGTAGTCGCCCGGCGTCACACGCCCGAGGCAAGGAGCGCTGCACGCATGGAGCTGCAACCGAAAGCAGTGCGCCCACGCGCCGGGCGTCTGCGGGTCGTCGCACGTCCGTAAACGGAATGCGTCGCTCACGATCGCGACGGCGTCGCCGACGCGAGCTTGCGGGTTGAACGGACCCAGTGCTCGCACGCCATCCGCAGGAGCCGGCGTCACCGTCAGTCGAGGAAACGTCTCCCGGTAATCGACGGCGAGGTAAGAGTAGCGCTCGTGCCGCCGCAGGCGTTTATTCAGGGGCGGAGCGAGCGCCTGCACCAGGGCGATCTCGCGCAGCAACGCAGCGAAGTCCGACCCCGTAGGCTCGATCGTAACGGTCGCAGCCGAGCGCCGCAGCGCGCGCACCTTACGCAGGCGATCGGCCGTCGGTTGGAAATAGGAAGCCAGACGTGCGCGGAGGTTGCGGCTTTTGCCGACATACAACGCGCGGCCGTCGGCTCCGCGAAAGACATACACACCGGGGATACCCGGCACCTTGCCGCTATTGGACGCCAGTTCGCCGAGACTGAACACCATTCCCACCTCACCTCCGCCGCGACGCCCGCCGCGACGCCCGAGCGATCATGGTCCAGAACCGGATGCCGGGAAAGACCCGAAGAGTCGGCGTGAAGGCTAACAAGGCGTCGAAGGACTCGGCACCGTCCTTCGCGGCGGCCGTCGCGACGACGATCGACGCGCGCGGCCCCTTTGACCGGGCCTGCCCTTACCGGCTACGAGACCAGATCATGCACAACTTCAAGACCGGAACAGTAAGCGCCAACGGCCTACGGTTCGCGACCATCGAAGCGGGCGACGGGCCACTGGTATTGTGCCTGCACGGGTTTCCGGACCACGCTCCCTCTTTCCGGCATCAACTGCCGGCGCTGGCCGCGGCGGGGTATCGTGCAGTGGCTCCCTACATGCGCGGCTACGCGCCGACGGAGACACCTTCCGACGGTCGCTATCAGACGGCGGTGCTGGCGCAGGACGCGATCGAGTTAATCTCCGCTCTCGGCTACTCGTCGGCGGCGTTGTTCGGTCACGACTGGGGAGCGCCTGCGGCCTACGGGGCGGCGATTCTCGCCCCGGAGCGGGTCACGAAGCTCGTCGCCGCCTCGGTACCGCACGGACCGGGCATGCTGGAGGCGTTCATGTCGAGCTACGCTCAGCAGCGCCGATCCTGGTACATGTTCTTCTTCCAGATGCCGTTTGCCGATGCCGCCGTGGCGCACGACGATTTCCAATTCCTCGAACGGCTGTGGCGGGACTGGTCACCCGGATGGCACCCCGCGGCCGAGGACATGGAAGCTCTCAAGGCGACGTTCCGCGCGCCCGGCGTTCTGCAGGCCGCTCTCGGCTACTATCGTTGTACTTTGAACCCGGCCTTGCAGGACCCGGGGCTCATGGAAACGCAGGTGCGCATCGGCATGGCGCCGGTGGAAGTGCCGGCGTTGTACATCCATGGGGTCGAGGACGGCTGCATCGGGGTCGATCTGGCGCGGGGGCTGGAGCCCTGGTTCACGCGCGGTCTACGCACGGAAATTGTCGCTGGGGCCGGGCACTTCGTGCACCAGGAGCGCCCGGCGGAAGTGAACCGGGTGTTGCTGGATTTCCTGCGCGGACGGTAAGCTCCGCCGCGAAAAGCGCGAAGGGCCCGCGTGGAGTGCACGCGGGCCCTTCGCAACGACACTTCGCGGGGAGACCGCTCACTGGGGCGGGACCGCCGGTGTCTGCGATTCCTTCTTTTCCTGCCGTTTGCGACGGCGTTCGCGTTTCTTCTCCGACTCGGCGCGCGCCATGTCGCCGCGGTCGGTGAGCTCGATAACGGACATCGGTGCGGCGTCGCCGTGGCGCGGGCCGACCTTGACGATGCGGGTATAACCGCCGGGGCGGTCGCGAAAGCGTTCGGCCACTTCGCCGAAGAGCTTGCCGACGACGCTGTTCTTGCGAATGAACGCGGCGGCCTGCCGGCGCGCGTGCAGGGTACCGCGCTTGGCCAGGGTGACCATGCGGTCGGCGACGCGGCGCAGCTCCTTGGCCTTGGCATCGGTGGTGCGCAGGTGTTCGTGCTCGAACAGCGACGTCACCATGTTGCGAAACAGCGCCTTACGGTGCGAGCTGCTGCGATTGAGCTTTCGTCCCGAGTTCAGATGTCTCATGGTCACCCCAGCACGCGGTTCGGCGGACCGGCCGCGTGTGCGCCGTCACCTCAGGCGCTCTGTTTCTCCTTCGCCCAGCGTTCGTCGAGTTCGGCCCGGCTCGGGAAGTTATCGATCTTCATGCCGAAGTCGAGGCCCATGTCATGGAGGATCTCTTTGATTTCGTTGAGGGACTTGCGGCCGAAGTTCTTGGTCTTCAGCATCTCGCCTTCGGACCTCTGGACGAGTTCGCCGATGTACTTGATGCCGGCATTCTGCAGGCAGTTAGCCGAGCGCACGGAGAGTTCGAGTTCGGCCACCGGCCGGAAGAGGTTTTCGTTCAGCGTCGGGCGCGGCTCCTCGCTGACCTCCACGGCCTCGGGACCTTCTTCGAAGTTGACGAAGATGGCAAGCTGGTCCTGGAGAATGCGGGCCGCGTAAGCGACGGCATCGTCGGGGCGCACGCCGCCATTGGTCCACACTTCGAGGTTGAGGCGGTCGTAGTCGGTACGCTGGCCGACGCGGGCATTGGTAACGGTGTAATTGACCTTCCGAATCGGCGAGAAGATGGCGTCGATGGGAATAGTACCGATGGGCGCGTCTTCTTCCTTGTTCCGTTCCGCCGGGACGTATCCGCGGCCGACCCTTATGGTCAGGGTGGCATCGAGCACGCCGTCCTTGGAAAGGGTCGCGACGTGCTGCTCCGGATTGAGGATCTCGACGTTGGGGCCAACTTTGATGTCGCCGGCGCGGACCACGCCTTCCCCCTTCGCCTGAATGCGGGCCGTCTCCTGCACGCCTTCGGCGAGCCGCAGCCGCACCTCTTTCAGATTGAGGACAATATCGGCAACGTCCTCGCGCACACCGGGCAGGGTCGAGAACTCGTGCAGTACGCCTTCGATCTTCACCGCGGTAATGGCGGCACCCTGCAGGGAAGACAGGAGTATACGGCGCAGCGAGTTGCCGATGGTGATGCCGAAGCCGCGTTCGAAGGGTTCGCCCACGAACTTGCCGTAGACGGCACTGATGGACTTATCGTCGGCTTCGAGCTTCTTCGGCTTGATCAGATCACGCCAATTGCGTTGCGGCAGCATAGTCAGAGCACCTCCTGTCGCCGTTAGGTCGGTCGTGCTGCGCTCACTTCGAGTAAAGCTCGACGATGAGCTTCTCGTTGATCTGCGCGGACAGTTCGGCGCGAGTGGGCAGGACTTTAAGGCGGGCGCTGAACGCCTCGCGTTGAACCTCGAGCCAATCCGGCCATCCTCGGCGTTCGGCCTGCTCCATCGCCTCGACGATACGGTTGACGCTACGGCTCTTCTCGCGCACGGCCACGACCTGACCGGCGCGAACCAGGTAAGACGGTATATCGACCTTGCGGCCGTCGATAAGGAAATGCCCGTGGCGCACGAACTGGCGCGCTTCGGCGCGGGAGGTCGCGAAGCCCATGCGGTAGACCATGTTATCGAGGCGGCGTTCGAGCAGGACGAGCAGGTTCTCGCCGGTGATGCCGCGCTGCCGTTCGGCTTGCAGAAAGTAGCGGTGGAATTGCTTCTCCATCAGACCGTAGGTCCGTTTGACCTTCTGCTTCTCGCGCAACTGGATGGCGTACTCGGAGAACTTACTACGGGCCTGGCCGTGCTCGCCGGGCGGGTAGTTACGCCGTTCGATGGCGCACTTGTCCGTATAGCAGCGGTCGCCCTTCAAGAAGAGCTTCAGGCCTTCGCGCCGGCACAACCGGCAGACCGAATCGGTGTAACGAGCCAACGACTTACCCTCCCTGTCTCAGACGCGCCGGCGCTTGGGCGGCCGGCATCCATTGTGGGGGATGGGGGTAACGTCGCGGATGACGCTGACCGCGAATCCCACCGCTTGCAGGGCGCGCAGTGCCGACTCGCGCCCCGAGCCGGGGCCTTTGACGTGTACTTGAAGATTGCGAACCCCGGCGTCCATCGCCTTGCGGGCGGCGCTTTCCGCCGCCAGTTGGGCGGCAAAAGGGGTGCCCTTGCGGGAACCCTTGAAACCGACGGAGCCGGCGCTGGACCAGGCCACAACGTTGCCCACCGGGTCGGTGATCGTGATGATGGTGTTGTTGAACGTGGAGTGAATGTGCGCGACCCCTTCGCTCACGGTTTTCTTAATCTTGCGCCGCTTGGGCGCCTTGCCGGCTTTCGCCGGGGTCTCGGCGCCTCGCGCCGCGCTATCGTCCTTGGCCATCTTCTACTCCTTCGTGGCGCAGAGTCCTGCCCATCAGCCCTTGGGCGGCGCGGACTTCTTCCCGGCGATGGCCCGTCGTGGTCCCTTGCGGGTGCGGGCATTGGTGTGCGTGCGCTGGCCGCGCACGGGAAGGTTGCGCCGGTGACGCAAGCCCCTATACGAACCGATATCCATCAGGCGCTTGACGTGTCCCGCAACCTCGCGGCGCAGGTCGCCTTCGACCTTGCACCTGGCATCGATGACCTGTCGGATACGAACGACCTCGTCCTCGGAGGCGGCATCGCTGCGTTTGTTCGGATCGACCCCGGCCTCGGAAAGAATCTTGCGAGCCGAGGTGCGTCCGATGCCGAATATATAGGTGAGGGCCACTTCGAGCCGCTTGCTGCGCGGTAGGTCGACCCCGGCAATTCGTGCCATATATTGTCGCTCCGTTATCGGCCGTTGCTAACCCTGCCGTTGTTTGTGGCGCGGGTTGCTACACAGGACCCGTACCACTCCCTCGCGGCGGATGATCTTGCACTTCTTACAGACAATCTTGACTGATGCCCTGACTTTCACTGTTCCGCTCCCTCTGACCGGCGGCCGCTTGCCTGCGGGCCGGCCCTCACACCTGGCTGAGCACGTAAGGCCCTTCCTCGGTCACCGCCACCGAGTGTTCGAAATGCGCCGACCGCCGGCCGTCTTTGGTCACCGCAGTCCAGCCGTCTTCCTTGACGCGCACGTCCGCTCCTCCGGCATTGACCATGGGCTCGATGGCCAGAACCATGCCGGCGCGCAGGCGAACACCGCGGTCGCGCGTTCCGAAGTTAGGCACCTGCGGCTCTTCGTGCAGGTGGCGGCCGATACCGTGGCCGACGAAGTCGCGCACCACGGAGAACCCCGCTCGTTCGGCAGTTTCCTGCACCGTCGCCGAAACATCGCCGAGGCGTCGGCCGATTCGCACGCAGTCGATCGCCGCCCACAGCGCTTCCCGGGTGGTGTTCATGAGCCGCACCGATTCGTCGTCGGCTGTACCGACCGGAACGGTAATCGCAGCATCGCCGTAGAACCCTTGATAGCAGACGCCGAAGTCGAGCCCAACGATGTCGCCGTCGCGCAGCCGGCGATTTTCCGACGGGATACCGTGAACGACCTCCTCGTTGATGGAGATGCACAGGGTACGGGGGAACACGCGCCCACCGACCTCGTACCCCTTGAAGGCCGGCACCGCGCCGCGCTCCCTGGTCATGTTCTCGGCGACCGCGTCCAGCTCCGCGGTCGTCACTCCCGGCTGGGCGCGCGCCTGCAACTCGGCAAGGATATCGGCGACAATGACGTTAGCGGCGCGCATTACCGCAATCTCCTCGTGCGTCTTCAGTACGATCATAGGTCGCGTCCCGGTACGTCCGGGGCGTCGCTTCCGCGGCCGCCCCGAAGCAGCGGTTCGACGAACGGCCGCCAGGGATCGGTTGGCCGCATCGGTCAGCAGTCCGGCGGAGTCAGCCACGGCGCCCACGCAGCCGTCCCCGCTTCATGAATCCCTGATAGCTGCGGGTCAGCATGTGAGTTTCGATCTGGGCCATCGTATCCAGCGCGACGCCGACGACGATCAGCAGCGCGGTCCCGCCGAAGTAAAACGGAACGTTGAAACGCTGAATCAGGATCGACGGTAGGACGCAGACGGCCGAGACGTACAGCGCGCCGCCAAGCGTCAATCTCGACAGGATGCGATCGATGTACTCGGCGGTGCGCTGGCCGGGCCGAATGCCCGGGATGTACCCGCCGAACTTCTTCATATTGTCCGACACGTCAGCGGTGTTAAACGTCACCGCCGTGTAGAAATAGCAGAAAAAGATAATCAGGCCGACGTAGACGAGGTCATAGACCACGGCGCCGGGAGTCAGCACCTCGACCAGAGTGCGGGCCCATGCCGTCTCTCCGAAGGGTCCGAGTCCGAAGAGGGTCTGCGGAAACACCAGCAGCGAGGACGCGAAAATCGGTGGGATAACACCGGCGGTATTGACCTTCAGGGGCAGGTGCGACGATTGCCCCCCGTACATGCGCCGGCCAACCACGCGTTTGGCATACTGCACGGGGATGCGGCGCTGTCCGCGTTCCATGAAGATGATGACCCCGACGGTAAGCACCATCAAGGCAACGAGCGCGAGCAGCACCAGAATACCGAGTTCGCCTTCGCGGACGAACTCGTAAGTGGTGACCGCCGCCGACGGCAGTGCGGAGACGATGCCGGCGAAGATGATCAGAGAGATGCCGTTGCCGATGCCCCGTTCGGTGATCTGTTCGCCGAGCCACATTATAAAGATGGTGCCGGAAGTAAGCGTAAGAACCGTCATGGCGCGGAAGGCCCAGCCGGGGTCGAACACCACCGAACCGCCGCCGGGGGCCTGGATCTGCTCGATGCCGATGCTGATGAACAGGCCCTGAACCACGGCGAGCAACACGGTGCCGTAGCGGGTGTACTGGGTGATTTTGCGCCGGCCGACGTCGCCCTCTTTGGACAAGCGCTCGAGGTAGGGGATCACCACGGTCAGCAGTTGCAGGATAATGGACGCGCTAATGTACGGCATGATGCCCAGAGCGAAGATCGAGAACTGCTCCAGGGCGCCGCCCGAGAAGAGGTTGACCAGACCGAACATGGTGTTGCGCGCCTGTTCGAAGAACGCGGCGAGCGCCTTCCCGTCGATCCCCGGGGTAGGGACCGCCACGCCGACGCGATACACGGCAAGGAGTCCGAACGTGAACAGCAGGCGTTTGCGCAGCTCGGGAATGCGCGACGCGTTTTGGAACCCCTCAAGCACCGGGGACCACCTCCGCGCTGCCGCCGAGCGCCTGCAGTCGGTCACGGGCCGCGCCACTGAAGCGCTGCGCCTTCACGGTAAGGGCCTTATTCAGCTCGCCCTTGGCGAGGATCTTGATCGGCTCGCGCAGGCTATGAATCAGCCCGCGTTCGCGCAGGGCTGCCGCATCGACGACGGCACCGGCCTCGAAGCGGGCCTCGAGCTGCCCCAGGTTAACGACGCGGAAGGCGACCCGGAACGGATTGCGGAAGCCGCGTTTGGGGAGTCGCCGTTGCAGCGGCATCTGACCGCCTTCGTATCCGGGCGGCGTATTGCCGCCGGACCGCGCTCCGCGGCCTTTGTGTCCGCGGCCGGCCGTCTTGCCGTTTCCGGACCCTGGTCCGCGACCGACGCGCTTACGTTTCTTCGTCGCACCGCTGGCCGGGGCAAGCCTGCTCAGGTCCATCTAGTTCTTCACCTCAATCAGGTGCCCCACCGCACGGATGCGGCCCTGGTTCGACGGGTTGTCGCGAACTACTGCGCTCTTACCCAGCCGGGTCAGACCGAGCGCCCGCAGGGTCGCGCGCTGGCGCTCGGTGCTACCGATTGCGCTGCGAACCTGCGTCACCTTCAACATCCTGGGCTCGCTCACGTCTCTAACCTCGCAACTCCTCGACCGCCTTGCCGCGCAGGCTGGCGATCGACTCGGGTGCTCGCAGTTGGTTGAGGGCGTCCATGGTGGCCTTCACCATGTTGTGCGGGTTATTCGAGCCGATGCACTTGGTGAGGACGTTACGAACGCCGGCGAGTTCGACGATGGCGCGCACGCCGCCGCCCGCGATAACCCCGGTCCCGTCCGTCGCGGGCCGTAGCAGCACGTGGCCGGCGCCGAATCTTCCCTGCACTGCGAACGGAATCGTGCCCTCGCTGAGTGGCACGCTGAGCATACTCTTCTTCGCACGTTCGATCGCCTTGCGAATCGCTTCGGGCACTTCGTTGGCTTTTCCCAGCCCGTATCCGACGCGTCCGTTGCCGTCCCCGACGACCACCAGTGCACTGAAGCTAAAGCGACGTCCGCCCTTTACCACCTTGGCGACGCGGTTGATCTGCACCACCTTTTCCTTCAGTTCGACCCCGCCGACTTCGATACGATCGCGGCCGCGTCCCGATGTCATCCGTCCCGGACTCGCCATACGTCAGAACTCCAAGCCGGCTTCGCGCGCGGCATCTGCGAGGGCCTGCACGCGGCCGTGGTAGAGGAACCCATTGCGATCGAACACGACGGAGCGAATGCCGCGCTCCTGGCAGATGCGGGCGATGAGAGCCCCCACGTGCTTGGCGGCGTCGCGGTTGCCGCTCCCTTTGATCTGGTCCTTCAGTGCCGGCGACAGCGTCGACGCCGACGCGAGGGTGCGCCCGGTCTGGTCGGAGATCACTTGCGCGTACATGTGTTTCCCGCTGCGGAACACGCACAGGCGCGGGCGCGCGTCGGTACCGGCGACGCGGCGACGAACGCGCGCCTGGCGTCGCTGACGAGCGAGTTGTCTGAGCGCCACGGTCATGATCACCCGCCTCCCGCGGCTCCGGCCGCCTTACCGGCTTTGCGCCGGATCTTCTCTTCGGCGTATTTGATACCCTTGCCCTTGTACGGCTCGGGGGGCCGCAGCTCGCGCACCATCGCCGCCGTCTGTCCGAGCAACTGTTTGTCGATCCCCTCCAGCGTAATGACGGTCTGCTTGTCCACCTTCGCCTGTACGCCCTCCGGCAACTGGAAGAGGATCGGGTGGGAATAACCGAGGGTCAGATAGATCGCCTGGCCGCGGACTTCCGCACGGTAGCCGACGCCGACGATTTCGAGCACCCGGGTAAACCCGCTGTGCACGCCATGCACCATGTTGGCAATCAGGCGTTGCGTCAGGCCCTGTGCGGCGCGATGGTTCTCGTCGGCGCGGCGTACGTGCAGCGTGCCATTATCCTGATCGATGGCGACCCCGGAAGGCACACGGCACTCCAGTTTCCCTTTCGGACCCTCGACCCGCACCAGCCCGGCATCGACGCGCACGGCAACACCGGCAGGCAGGGGGATGGGCAGTTTACCGATCCGTGACATGTTCGTTGCCCTACCAGACCGAGCAGAGCAGCTCGCCGCCCAGATTGAGCTTGC
This window harbors:
- a CDS encoding CBS domain-containing protein gives rise to the protein MSLVALTQRPVHTVLGSHTVLEAAKRMCEHAVGALVVTDNDGTTPLGVVTDRDLVWMIAEGLDPKIAEVAQFARAPLHTVSVSDSVADAVRTMREHGVRRLPIVDGEHHLVGLVSLDDVLALLGQEMADVAATISGELAVERRITAT
- a CDS encoding GIY-YIG nuclease family protein; this encodes MVFSLGELASNSGKVPGIPGVYVFRGADGRALYVGKSRNLRARLASYFQPTADRLRKVRALRRSAATVTIEPTGSDFAALLREIALVQALAPPLNKRLRRHERYSYLAVDYRETFPRLTVTPAPADGVRALGPFNPQARVGDAVAIVSDAFRLRTCDDPQTPGAWAHCFRLQLHACSAPCLGRVTPGDYGRDFLRAVLALSARSKAALAGLIAERNELAAAERFEEAARRQRIIEGIETIRRRLFINRVWRNAAIAVQPGAGPGTIRLWGIAGSKVCDEVAVPLGELTPALDRLVEGLEEAEDDALAPVAQDELDRRWVVFRWLRSAEGRRWSVGVAGLPPDALRARVAAMAREALGLFAGSRDRERSGDAEDMPPGCPATRLT
- a CDS encoding alpha/beta hydrolase; translation: MKANKASKDSAPSFAAAVATTIDARGPFDRACPYRLRDQIMHNFKTGTVSANGLRFATIEAGDGPLVLCLHGFPDHAPSFRHQLPALAAAGYRAVAPYMRGYAPTETPSDGRYQTAVLAQDAIELISALGYSSAALFGHDWGAPAAYGAAILAPERVTKLVAASVPHGPGMLEAFMSSYAQQRRSWYMFFFQMPFADAAVAHDDFQFLERLWRDWSPGWHPAAEDMEALKATFRAPGVLQAALGYYRCTLNPALQDPGLMETQVRIGMAPVEVPALYIHGVEDGCIGVDLARGLEPWFTRGLRTEIVAGAGHFVHQERPAEVNRVLLDFLRGR
- a CDS encoding DNA-directed RNA polymerase subunit alpha; protein product: MLPQRNWRDLIKPKKLEADDKSISAVYGKFVGEPFERGFGITIGNSLRRILLSSLQGAAITAVKIEGVLHEFSTLPGVREDVADIVLNLKEVRLRLAEGVQETARIQAKGEGVVRAGDIKVGPNVEILNPEQHVATLSKDGVLDATLTIRVGRGYVPAERNKEEDAPIGTIPIDAIFSPIRKVNYTVTNARVGQRTDYDRLNLEVWTNGGVRPDDAVAYAARILQDQLAIFVNFEEGPEAVEVSEEPRPTLNENLFRPVAELELSVRSANCLQNAGIKYIGELVQRSEGEMLKTKNFGRKSLNEIKEILHDMGLDFGMKIDNFPSRAELDERWAKEKQSA
- the rpsD gene encoding 30S ribosomal protein S4, whose protein sequence is MARYTDSVCRLCRREGLKLFLKGDRCYTDKCAIERRNYPPGEHGQARSKFSEYAIQLREKQKVKRTYGLMEKQFHRYFLQAERQRGITGENLLVLLERRLDNMVYRMGFATSRAEARQFVRHGHFLIDGRKVDIPSYLVRAGQVVAVREKSRSVNRIVEAMEQAERRGWPDWLEVQREAFSARLKVLPTRAELSAQINEKLIVELYSK
- the rpsK gene encoding 30S ribosomal protein S11; the encoded protein is MAKDDSAARGAETPAKAGKAPKRRKIKKTVSEGVAHIHSTFNNTIITITDPVGNVVAWSSAGSVGFKGSRKGTPFAAQLAAESAARKAMDAGVRNLQVHVKGPGSGRESALRALQAVGFAVSVIRDVTPIPHNGCRPPKRRRV
- the rpsM gene encoding 30S ribosomal protein S13, which codes for MARIAGVDLPRSKRLEVALTYIFGIGRTSARKILSEAGVDPNKRSDAASEDEVVRIRQVIDARCKVEGDLRREVAGHVKRLMDIGSYRGLRHRRNLPVRGQRTHTNARTRKGPRRAIAGKKSAPPKG
- the rpmJ gene encoding 50S ribosomal protein L36 — its product is MKVRASVKIVCKKCKIIRREGVVRVLCSNPRHKQRQG
- the map gene encoding type I methionyl aminopeptidase, whose amino-acid sequence is MIVLKTHEEIAVMRAANVIVADILAELQARAQPGVTTAELDAVAENMTRERGAVPAFKGYEVGGRVFPRTLCISINEEVVHGIPSENRRLRDGDIVGLDFGVCYQGFYGDAAITVPVGTADDESVRLMNTTREALWAAIDCVRIGRRLGDVSATVQETAERAGFSVVRDFVGHGIGRHLHEEPQVPNFGTRDRGVRLRAGMVLAIEPMVNAGGADVRVKEDGWTAVTKDGRRSAHFEHSVAVTEEGPYVLSQV
- the secY gene encoding preprotein translocase subunit SecY is translated as MLEGFQNASRIPELRKRLLFTFGLLAVYRVGVAVPTPGIDGKALAAFFEQARNTMFGLVNLFSGGALEQFSIFALGIMPYISASIILQLLTVVIPYLERLSKEGDVGRRKITQYTRYGTVLLAVVQGLFISIGIEQIQAPGGGSVVFDPGWAFRAMTVLTLTSGTIFIMWLGEQITERGIGNGISLIIFAGIVSALPSAAVTTYEFVREGELGILVLLALVALMVLTVGVIIFMERGQRRIPVQYAKRVVGRRMYGGQSSHLPLKVNTAGVIPPIFASSLLVFPQTLFGLGPFGETAWARTLVEVLTPGAVVYDLVYVGLIIFFCYFYTAVTFNTADVSDNMKKFGGYIPGIRPGQRTAEYIDRILSRLTLGGALYVSAVCVLPSILIQRFNVPFYFGGTALLIVVGVALDTMAQIETHMLTRSYQGFMKRGRLRGRRG
- the rplO gene encoding 50S ribosomal protein L15, which encodes MDLSRLAPASGATKKRKRVGRGPGSGNGKTAGRGHKGRGARSGGNTPPGYEGGQMPLQRRLPKRGFRNPFRVAFRVVNLGQLEARFEAGAVVDAAALRERGLIHSLREPIKILAKGELNKALTVKAQRFSGAARDRLQALGGSAEVVPGA
- the rpmD gene encoding 50S ribosomal protein L30; this translates as MSEPRMLKVTQVRSAIGSTERQRATLRALGLTRLGKSAVVRDNPSNQGRIRAVGHLIEVKN
- the rpsE gene encoding 30S ribosomal protein S5, producing the protein MTSGRGRDRIEVGGVELKEKVVQINRVAKVVKGGRRFSFSALVVVGDGNGRVGYGLGKANEVPEAIRKAIERAKKSMLSVPLSEGTIPFAVQGRFGAGHVLLRPATDGTGVIAGGGVRAIVELAGVRNVLTKCIGSNNPHNMVKATMDALNQLRAPESIASLRGKAVEELRG
- the rplR gene encoding 50S ribosomal protein L18 gives rise to the protein MMTVALRQLARQRRQARVRRRVAGTDARPRLCVFRSGKHMYAQVISDQTGRTLASASTLSPALKDQIKGSGNRDAAKHVGALIARICQERGIRSVVFDRNGFLYHGRVQALADAAREAGLEF
- the rplF gene encoding 50S ribosomal protein L6; protein product: MSRIGKLPIPLPAGVAVRVDAGLVRVEGPKGKLECRVPSGVAIDQDNGTLHVRRADENHRAAQGLTQRLIANMVHGVHSGFTRVLEIVGVGYRAEVRGQAIYLTLGYSHPILFQLPEGVQAKVDKQTVITLEGIDKQLLGQTAAMVRELRPPEPYKGKGIKYAEEKIRRKAGKAAGAAGGG